Within Wyeomyia smithii strain HCP4-BCI-WySm-NY-G18 chromosome 2, ASM2978416v1, whole genome shotgun sequence, the genomic segment GTTGCTGAAGTCAGTTCGCACGTTGGAAAAATTAATGCTACCCCAGCAAGCGCTAAAATCAAAGGAGATTGCGGCACAGTACGCTTACATGCAGGGACTATCGATAACATCGTATGATGGACGACCGGAATTACTCATAGGTTTGAATAACATCCATTCGTTCGCACCGACGGAAATAAAGGTTGGGACGGAGACAGAACCTATTGCAGTGCGCTGTAAGCTCGGGTGGACAGTATATGGACCAACCCGAGCAAACCAATTTGGAGAAGGCGCATGTTTAAAGTTCATCAAGAGGTCAGCAATGAACAACTGTACGATTTGCTGAAGACCCACTATGCATTAGAGGAATCAGTGGTTTGCGTGCCAAGGGAATCTGCAGAAGATAAAAGGGCTCGCGAAATCCTCCAGCGCACTACTAAACGAATTGGAGACCGCTTTGAAACCGGGCTTCTGTGGAAAAATAACGATCCGCATTTCCCGGATAGTTATCCGTTAGCCGTGAAAAGACTGAAGCAGTTGGAGAAAAAACTGGAGAAGAATCCAGAGTTGTACGAGAGCGTATGCCGACAAATCGATGAGTACCAGGAGAAGGGGTACGCGCATTTAGCAACTCCTGAAGAGCTTGCTAATACAGAACCAAGAAAAATATGGTACCTCCCTTTAAATGTCGTCTTGAATCCCAGGAAACCAGGAAAAGTACGGCTCATCTGGGATGCTGCAGCTGCCGTGCAGAACGTATCACTCAACTCTCAGTTATTAACGGGTCCTGACATGCTTGTTCCGTTGGTTACAGTAATAATCGGATTCCGagagcgcaaaattgcctttggAGGCGATCTGCGTGAAATGTATCACCAAGTAAAAATAATCGACGATGACAAGCAGGCCCAACGTTTTCTTTTCCGAAAAAAACCCCAAGACCCGCCAAATATTTTCGTTATGGATGTTGCCACATTTGGATCCACATGTTCTCCCTGCTCAGCTCAATACGTGAAAAACTGTAATGCACTGGAGTATGCCGGACAATATCCAGAAGCAGTGGAAGCAATTATAAATCGCCACTACGTCGACGATTATTTTGATAGTGTCGATACCGTTAAGGAAGCAATTACCAGAACGAATCAAGTAAAGTTCATTCATAAATGCGCCGGATTCGAGATTCGCAATTGGGTATCGAACTCGTCTGAAGTACTGCAGAGCTTGGGAGAGGAAATTTCAGCTACAAAGGTCCATTTCAATCAGGACAAGATTACGTTACAAGAGCGTGTGTTGGGTTTGATATGGAATCCAGAACATGACGAGTTTTCCTTCTCCACACAGCATCGAGAAGCAACTCTTCCATACCTTCGGGGGGACAAACGGCCAACAAAACGAATAGTGTTGAGTTGTGTAATTGGTTTTTTTGACCCCTAGGGCCTGCTGGCACCTTTCACAATACACGGGAAAATTATCGTTCAGCATCTTTGGCGTAGCGGTTGCGACTGGGATGATGTAATTTTCGACAGCTGCTGGGAGATGTGGAAACGATGGatcggtttactggtggacgtaGAAAACGTACGCGTCCCACGATGCTACTTAGGCGATTCAGTAGCGGCGAACGCAGAGTCAATAGAGATCCACATTTTCACCGACGCCAGTGAAAACGCCTATGGAAGCGTTGCATATCTCCGGGCGGTTTTCAAAGGCGAGGTGCGGTGCTGCCTGGTTATGTCTCGAGCGAAAGTAGCTCCGCTGAAACGCCAATCGATACCTCGATTGGAATTGATGGCTGCTGTTCTAGGGGCTCGAATGAGCCAGACCATACTAGCAAAACATACGTTGAAGATTGACCGTTGTATTCTGTGGACAGATTCCAGGACAGTGTGCAGCTGGATAAGCTCTGACCAGCACAAATTTAAGCAGTACGTGGCTTTCAAAGTTGGGGAAATTCTGGAGCTAACTCGTGTAACAGATTGGCGATGGATTCCGACAAAGTTGAACGTGGCTGACTTACTAACTAAATGGGGTCGAACTCCGTTTTTGCACAGCGACGGAGAATGGTTCAAAGGTGCATCTTTTCTTTACAATTCGGAAAACCAATGGCCGTCTACGAGTATACCAGTTGAAGATGCCGACGAAGAAACTAGAGCTCACGTACTGTATCATGAGGTCATCGTTGATAATAGGTGCTCGCGATGGACCACATTACTTCGAGGTACAGCATACGTGTTAAGGTTCCTGAACAACTGCAagcgaaagaaaaacaaacttcCCATCATCACTATGAAAGCCACGGAAACTCAGCGGAAGTTGATCAAAGCGAAACATGAGACGATTCAGCTGCCACTAAGCAAAGAAGAGTTCTAGAAGGCAGAAAGTGTTCTTTGGAAACAAGCACAGTTTGATGGGTTTCCAGACGAGATGAGCGCGCTGATGACCAACATGACGCTCAAACCAGGACAAGAACCCGAGAGGATTACGAAATCCAGTTGTATTTACAAACTAACACCGGTCCTCGACGAAAACGGGGTACTGCGCGTTGGCGGTCGAATGGAAACATCAACCGATATTTCGTTTGACAAACGATTTCCGATTATTCTGCCGCGGAAGCACGGCTTGACAagaaaaataattcaattttacCACGAAAAGTTTGGTCACGCTAACCGCGAAACTGTGGTGAATGAGCTTCGCCAACGTTTTTGGATTCCAAATATTCGAGTAGCGATTATACAGGTCATGCGCCAATGTATATGGTGTAAGGTGAATCGTTGTCATCCATTGGCTCCGATGATAGCTCCACTACCCGTTCAGAGAGTGACCCCCCATCTTCGACCATTTAGCTCGATAGGCATCGACTATCTCGGTCCCATTGAAGTGGCGGTCAACAGAAGGAAAGAGAAAAGGTGGGTCTGCGTATTCACTTGTCTTGCGATTCGTGCCGTACATCTCGAGGTTGTACATAGCCTCTCAACACAATCATGTTTAATGGCCATACGGAGATTTAATAAGGAGCATGGCATACCAACAGAAATTTTTTCGGACAACGCAACTTGTTTCAAGGGCGCAGACCGCGAGATGCGTAGAATCTACAGTGAGTGTGTGAATACAGTAGCGAGCGCAACGACAGCGTGGCATTTCAATCCTCCAGCAGCGCCGCACATGGGTGGCATCTGGGAGAGAATGGTAAGATCCGTGAAGGAATGTATGAAAACGCGTGATGATGGAAGAATCCTAACCGATGAAGTTTTGCTAACGGTCCTTGCGGAAGCAGAGGATATGATCAATGCGCGTCCCCTAACGTACATACCACAAGAGTTAGCTGAAGAAGAAGCAATCACCCCGCATCATTTCCTTCGTGGAAATATGACGATTGCGGACATGAAGGTAGACGGGAAAGTTAATGTTGCAGGCGCTCTACGAGACGCTTACAAGCGATCGCAAGTTGTTCCGAACCGAATGTGGGAGCGCTGGTCTAAAGAATATTTACCAACTATAAACAGGCGAGCCAAATGGTATGGAGACCAGAAACCATTAGAAGTAAACGACCTAGTATTCATTGTCGACGGAAAGAACAGGAAGTGCTGGACTAGAGGTATAGTAGAACAAGTGTTTCAGGGACCGGACGGGCGAATCAGGCAAGCAAATGTGAGAACAGCTGGAGGCGTACTGAGACGTGCTGTAGCCAACTTAGCGGTGCTGGAGATAAGAGACTGTAAATCCGAAACTTCCGGAAAAGTTACCGGATGTTACGGGCTGGGGCATGTTAACACCGCTGGGCATTAATCGTGGGCCAGCCAAACTCAGCCACAGGGATAACCGGAGTGACAGCGAGTGTCAGCCAACCAGAGGGATAGCGAGGCGACAGCCGATGTCAGAGgggataaataaaaaaaataataaaagattAACGATAGCGAGCGTGGTTTATTAATAGTAAAAATGTTGCTTAAAATTCATAGAAGATATTATACTGAACATAGCAGCTTATAAATCGTAAGAAAGGTATGTGCGAATTggataacattaaaaaaaaatctagccgtaAGTTTGCTTACAGTATACGAAATCAGCGCGGTGCAAATATATTTTACAGCTTAACCTGAAAAATACAGTGAAATAGTTGTTAGTAGAAAAAAACTGAAGGTGTATAAAGATTAATTATTACATTTATCAGGAAAAGGAAAGGAAGAGAAAGGCAGGGAAAGGAAACGAAGGTTCAAGTGGAAGGGATCTATAGTGTGCAGGAAGACCAGGAAGGGAAACTAATTGTTGTAAGATTCATTGATTCATTGAACTACGAATTATGCAAATCACTATATAAAAATCTTTACAGTTTGAGCTTCACTAATAAAaggctgcttcaaaaaaatagttatcggttccGTCAGAACATAACGAATGAGAGATTCACACCGCTATCGGCACGGTATAAAGTTTTTGTCAGAGCATGCTGTATGAGGAATAGAATAGAATGCAATATGTGGAAATATGGTACTCTGAATGTTCTTATTATTCGCCTTCACACAGTTCTGTCATTTTTTCCGAACTCTGGTCGAGTTTGAtagtaaaaaataatttttctgccaacaataccagtgtaccggcgttggctggatcaagcaaacaaatgcaagtcaatattctaggcgcaGGCAGGATCTACAACATTTTGCCGAGGTAACTTCTGATCCTATTGACAAAattcattttgcatttaattcaaactcaactttaaacagctGTAGCAttttagctcttcagtgtcttcagcaaagtaatTAAGCTTAAAAAAGCCCACTtttctgcacttttttcaaatctgttcgattcctaaattttttcatatatttttttatattatttttatatgtgatggaaaactatgcattttaacaaatatatttaataactgttttattttgggagataacaAATAACGATGTTCAGAaaataaatgcatttttggatggatgataacttagtagaaggtttaaaaattcggaaaacctgcgaaaaaagttagaaggaaaattgtgatttttagtgccttctaatagaaaactcaatgttgctcgtaatatgtaagagatagaaacatgacgtCTTCGGtaaattttctaattttaagataacctaaatctttgtcgaagacaccttgcgtctatcttattctggtcgaagagtaaattttttatcacactcattggtggattgatcacccatttttttgcaataaaagatgcatttttgaaaatCCTGAAACATCTCCAAACAttccttatggctataatcaacatttgaatcaccatttaggaaattatacgcacaaatagcaaaataaaacattgtgcaataaatatattgagctttagtggcatttttgacaaaatgcatagtttttcatcacatgtaaaaacgccaatatctcagcccgccgataagatatcaaggatcttttttcatgcaaattttcgtcatgaatcccgctttgcagttaaaatttgaattcttgatcaaaaaaaaattttatatgtgttttgaggtgttttatctgaaaattatgagaaaaattcacttttttgtgatgttcaatgggctctgtgagtcaaataattgaatgtgatgctgaaccaaaccatgcaaaatattcaaaaataaccccacaaaaataaaaaaatatatggaaaaatttaggaatcgaacagatttgaaaaaagtgcagaagagtggttttgtagcttgaaaaagtcattttttcgtatgtcgttttcgttttcgcggtgtagctacactcaaacgtcacttttacaccgaaaatgttttatttgatttttcgtgctaccctttttctgtctctccactttttctgtcactgatgacacccgaaaacagcagagtgtactgtaggaagttaccaacataTTCACAtgtgtgtcaaaactggtttgttttggttttcgttccacgtggtaaagtgtcaggtaaattttttctcagcacatttgcgagatggacatatgaaatggaaacgagacaaaatgacgaatgcgataatgaccaaaacaaaacgaattgacagctatcccattattacgcataccaatgcaatgacactgaaaatgttttatttgaagctgcaaagtatagcacggataaagggtagctacaccgcgaaaacgagaACGACAacaaatcacgtttgggcaacctgaaaacgattttttagaaagtcgaaatgttctaaaaaaatgctataaataatgtcgttttcgttttcgcggtgtagctacactcaaacgacacttttgacaccgaaaatgttttattgacttttcggactaccctttttctgtctctccctacactttttctctccctgacgacacccgaaaaagcagagtgtactgtaggaagttaccaacataTTCACAtgtgtgtcaaaactggtttgttttggttttcgttccacgtggtaaagtgtcaggtaaattttttctcagcagaaatggaaacgagacaaaatgacgaatgcaataatgaccaaaacaaaacgaatccCATTAtaacgcataccaatgcaatgacactgaaaatgttttatttgaagctgcaaagtatagcacggaaaaagtgtagctacaccgcgaaaaccaAAACGacataacattatctttcaatttagggctgagcaccttgactttttcaacatcgattttttttgggagagCCTACTCTTCATGTATTTCGCAAGGAAAATAATAAATCTGGCCaccttatagcgaatttctttattcgcaGAGCCCACCTGGGGCTATCTGACATCTCTTTCTTGCATTGTAAATCGCAATATCGCTTCTCTATTCGCCCTGACGGAATTAAATCATCTCCTTCACACACATTGAACTGTCCGTAAGCGAATTTTAGGGAGAATTACCAAAATAGTTGCTGTCACATTCTCCCTTgaaaaaattcctatcttctgcACTCATAGAGTAAACAAATTGAAGGTGGCAACACCGTAACTCAGTCAGAGCGAATTCCTGCGTAAATTTCCACTGACTctgtggaataaagaaattcgctattagtgttgccaaaatttcagaaatcacaaaactgacgtaagcagagaggtttgCAAATTACGAACACGCGTGATAGcatccgccattatggtgcgtaaaaagctgaatACAAATTTATAATACAGTGCTCCAGGcggaaacaaaaacattcgacTTCCTAAAATTTAAGATTGTTTTAGGccacaaatagaacaaaaaaaatttggttctaGCTTTGTGCTCTcaagtttcactttttccgtGTACAGCCTTTTTCGCCAATCTCTTTAGTTACGATCTTTAGAAAAGTTATCAGTTCTCTTCGTTCTCTTTCATTCACTTCAATCATATCACTATATCAGCTGTCAAAATACCGGTTTGTTATTATCACAGACAGATCCTACTTTGAGGAGCGCAAAGGAAAGTCTTTTTTAGCTAATTAGATTTTAAATAGTTTACTGAAAAAAATGGATTCATCCTGCCAGTCTAGTGGAGTGCATAATAAGAGATGGAGTCATTTGCGCAAGATTCTTGAACGTTCCGGACCCTTCTGTCCGCCTAATTTCGCTGCCTCAACGGAGACGCTGGAGTTTTTGCTAGATACTTGCAAAATTTTGGTTGTCGGTAGGTAGTTGTGATTCTCGGGTGTAGAGAGGAATTAACGCTTTTCGATTGCAGGAGCTGGTGGTTTGGGGTGTGAGTTGCTGAAGGATTTAGCGCTGATGGGCTTTCGAGACATCCACGTTATTGATATGGATACGATTGAACTGTCCAACTTGAACCGGCAGTTTTTGTTTCGCAGAGCGGAC encodes:
- the LOC129719543 gene encoding uncharacterized protein LOC129719543 — translated: MANLDSQMSKLERAGAKSIAKVDSNVGGSDVHPLENKNTPLRNPEVKGRQNPKKLHRFAGDESSEEDDYESEEEHSSGEENTDSSDIDYDSKNTKVKEDGNNDLVGKLPDNDKREWVRYKREKKRVTLRTFTDFISEIVEEACEANVTLEYKPVTEFRTGKDRQKEKGGLFNHSISENTRASNEERKRQKPCRACQRTDHRLRYCQDFRNLSYADRMEIVDQWGLCSVCLNEHGMAQYVVGTSAHIRTNNVTLFRMIPVNLHWGDRTITALAFLDEGASVTLVEKNIADRLGVCGVQEKLTIRWTADITRVEKESRRMNLWVSAVSADDKLLLKSVRTLEKLMLPQQALKSKEIAAQYAYMQGLSITSYDGRPELLIGLNNIHSFAPTEIKVGTETEPIAVRFHQEVSNEQLYDLLKTHYALEESVVCVPRESAEDKRAREILQRTTKRIGDRFETGLLWKNNDPHFPDSYPLAVKRLKQLEKKLEKNPELYESVCRQIDEYQEKGYAHLATPEELANTEPRKIWYLPLNVVLNPRKPGKVRLIWDAAAAVQNVSLNSQLLTGPDMLVPLVTVIIGFRERKIAFGGDLREMYHQVKIIDDDKQAQRFLFRKKPQDPPNIFVMDVATFGSTCSPCSAQYVKNCNALEYAGQYPEAVEAIINRHYVDDYFDSVDTVKEAITRTNQVKFIHKCAGFEIRNWVSNSSEVLQSLGEEISATKVHFNQDKITLQERVLGLIWNPEHDEFSFSTQHREATLPYLRGDKRPTKRIVLSCHLWRSGCDWDDVIFDSCWEMWKRWIGLLVDVENVRVPRCYLGDSVAANAESIEIHIFTDASENAYGSVAYLRAVFKGEVRCCLVMSRAKVAPLKRQSIPRLELMAAVLGARMSQTILAKHTLKIDRCILWTDSRTVCSWISSDQHKFKQYVAFKVGEILELTRVTDWRWIPTKLNVADLLTKWGRTPFLHSDGEWFKGASFLYNSENQWPSTSIPVEDADEETRAHVLYHEVIVDNRCSRWTTLLRGTAYVLRFLNNCKRKKNKLPIITMKATETQRKLIKAKHETIQLPLSKEEF
- the LOC129719544 gene encoding uncharacterized protein LOC129719544, giving the protein MSALMTNMTLKPGQEPERITKSSCIYKLTPVLDENGVLRVGGRMETSTDISFDKRFPIILPRKHGLTRKIIQFYHEKFGHANRETVVNELRQRFWIPNIRVAIIQVMRQCIWCKVNRCHPLAPMIAPLPVQRVTPHLRPFSSIGIDYLGPIEVAVNRRKEKRWVCVFTCLAIRAVHLEVVHSLSTQSCLMAIRRFNKEHGIPTEIFSDNATCFKGADREMRRIYSECVNTVASATTAWHFNPPAAPHMGGIWERMVRSVKECMKTRDDGRILTDEVLLTVLAEAEDMINARPLTYIPQELAEEEAITPHHFLRGNMTIADMKVDGKVNVAGALRDAYKRSQVVPNRMWERWSKEYLPTINRRAKWYGDQKPLEVNDLVFIVDGKNRKCWTRGIVEQVFQGPDGRIRQANVRTAGGVLRRAVANLAVLEIRDCKSETSGKVTGCYGLGHVNTAGH